Proteins from a single region of Chrysemys picta bellii isolate R12L10 chromosome 9, ASM1138683v2, whole genome shotgun sequence:
- the GPR87 gene encoding G-protein coupled receptor 87, translated as MGFNLSYGKTPDYHLGQEDIISTNSTTGLLGNSTQNEFTTIVLPVLYLIIFLASILLNGLAVWIFFHIRNKTSFIFYLKNIVVADLLMTLTFPFKIIQDLRLGPLHFNFFLCRYSTVLFYANMYTTIVFLGLISIDRYLKVVKPFGDSRMYSITFTKILSACVWVVMAFLALPNLILTNEYPTKKNIDDCIKLKTPLGVKWHEAVIYINTCMFVIVLIVLIGCYIAISRYIYKSSKQFISSSSRKRKHNQSIRVVVAVFFTCFLPYHLCRIPFTFSHIDKLLDDSAHKILYYCKEMTLFLSACNVCLDPIIYFFMCRSFSRRLFKKSNMRTRSESIRSLQSVRRSEVRIYHEYTDV; from the exons atggGGTTCAACTTGTCatatggaaaaacaccag ATTATCATCTGGGCCAAGAAGACATTATTTCAACTAATTCCACAACAGGTCTACTTGGGAACTCCACACAAAATGAATTTACAACCATTGTTTTGCCAGTCCTTTACCTCATCATATTCCTGGCAAGCATCTTACTGAATGGTCTAGCAGTATGGATTTTCTTCcacatcagaaacaaaacaagtttTATCTTTTACCTCAAAAACATTGTGGTTGCAGACCTCCTAATGACACTgacatttccatttaaaataattcagGACTTGAGACTCGGACCATTGCACTTTAACTTTTTTCTATGCCGATATTCCACAGTTTTGTTTTATGCAAACATGTATACTACAATTGTGTTTCTTGGACTCATTAGCATCGACCGGTATCTGAAAGTGGTAAAGCCATTTGGGGATTCCAGAATGTACAGTATTACTTTCACCAAGATTTTGTCTGCATGTGTTTGGGTTGTTATGGCTTTTCTAGCGTTACCAAATTTGATTCTTACTAATGAATATCCAACAAAGAAAAATATAGATGATTGCATAAAACTTAAAACTCCCTTGGGAGTAAAATGGCACGAAGCAGTCATTTATATCAATACCTGTATGTTTGTAATAGTACTTATAGTACTAATAGGATGTTACATTGCTATATCCAGGTACATATACAAGTCAAGCAAGCAATTTATTAGCTCATCAAGCAGAAAACGAAAACACAACCAAAGCATAAGGGTTGTTGTGGCTGTATTTTTCACATGCTTTCTCCCATATCATTTGTGTAGAATACCCTTTACTTTTAGCCACATAGATAAACTTTTAGATGATTCAGCACATAAAATTCTGTACTACTGCAAGGAAATGACACTTTTCCTGTCTGCATGTAATGTATGTCTAGATCCAATAATTTACTTTTTCATGTGTAGATCATTTTCACGAAGGCTGTTCAAGAAATCAAATATGCGAACCAGGAGTGAAAGTATCAGGTCACTTCAAAGCGTCAGAAGATCAGAAGTGCGCATATATCATGAATACACGGATGTGTGA